The proteins below come from a single bacterium genomic window:
- a CDS encoding tetratricopeptide repeat protein encodes MKIIRSLVIVFLLVVLNVKGEDEGYNQWLKRRDLLKQDASVARYYTFEDIKDAKDMVVDLGKDGKNLTYTPYQDPKTKEVFSDLQVIEGRWPGKKAVRLDKGFYKGDTFNIQNHQFSAEIWFRRQGPGSILPASNVKNGTILSVSGYSQGWRIVSVYERPSTLSFEMGQPNGATINSTKTPLADNVWHQLVVTFDGSAMNIYINGQLTEPSMTMRNEKKQLVKAERFEGEYVPSKIPFVIGFSSHGVGSIKLDIDEVVIYNRVLKPEEIVVSRETIFSKADAYIKQGNYNKAREEYIKMQGLPGYGTEMALFNTAESYRLEKDYSKSHKTFEDIQKLRTLSDYYRIYALFQQAEVYLEQKNSTKAREVYQKVLQTKGASKHHIFTSNLKTADTYKDEKKYSLARDIYTKLLLIEETSPLPHEGYRVNLRDRLEDIDGLKDGEKIITKQEKLAEWISRPKQEIYVSTKGKDTNAGTKGKPFATIKRAQEEVRKLISDGKMPTGGITVYLRGGKYFINESISFGKEDSGTADAPIIYRGYLKEDVRIIGGQQITNLQPLSDTNIINKLPTESKKQVFVADLKELGITDYGQLLNRGSHARSNLAALELFFNGKRMPLARWPNEGHERVANLVTPEGDGVLRGQSPKTGTFQSGRFCYSGDRPSRWKEDKDIWIHGFFAYEYEKIHTNIVSIDTEKRIINLGPDKRYPEGYTVRYLIRVKQNAPYFVYNLLSELDAPGEWFLDRDTGKLYFYPPSDIKKGEIFISTLNTPLIVMNNASNIVVSNITLEVTRNHGIEINGGQNNLVATCTIRNTGQWAANIPSGWNHKIVGCDMYDMGEGGVSLNGGDRKKLIPAGHLVENNHIYSFNKFDVGYRQGVLVKGIGQRVAHNVINDTPMQAILFDANDHIIEFNELHDVVYEGRELGAMYIYGEPWYLMSRGTVIRNNFFHHISYHSSPNLTQGLNSIHIDAINGGLVIEKNFFYRFPNGISNSQPENRLENNIFVDAEVRGIYQGDRSGLFYTPDGEPLATRISTLAARYLTQVRYKQPPWSYRYPQLVDLLSREKRVGWAQNNFIERNINTGGAFLTIGAGVKEDNTIENNWDGDNPFFVNRENNNFRLRPGSPAYGLTGSEPLTMENIGVYKDALRASWPINRTKEDIGKYYKTDWKPLQQMSSTLMSPLKRIYPAIYYTVPFRTTPIKIDGKLENNEWFGLDKSKAILIEREHSGKEMKGVKSYAWLAYDSENLYIATKHEPDPYTEEMLPRLKTHSPIFEVAIESQHSQKTSSWWIDDMITGPIYSITGKYTGEATVSNLFGAPYDIIGQLEKNIQYKVYIIDEEKKEWTSEMKIPFADIGIKPSDVEQLAFNIGAWKKAGWFAWIPTGNQIWRVENAGFIKFAK; translated from the coding sequence ATGAAGATAATAAGGTCTTTGGTAATAGTTTTTCTGTTGGTTGTTTTAAACGTAAAAGGTGAAGACGAAGGGTATAACCAATGGTTAAAAAGAAGAGATTTGTTGAAACAGGATGCCAGTGTGGCAAGGTACTACACGTTTGAAGATATCAAAGATGCCAAAGATATGGTGGTAGACCTTGGTAAAGACGGTAAAAACCTTACCTATACCCCCTACCAAGACCCAAAAACCAAAGAAGTTTTTAGTGACTTGCAAGTAATAGAAGGCAGATGGCCTGGGAAAAAAGCGGTAAGACTGGATAAAGGTTTTTATAAAGGAGATACTTTCAATATACAGAACCACCAGTTTAGCGCAGAGATATGGTTTAGAAGACAAGGACCGGGCAGTATTTTACCAGCAAGTAACGTTAAAAACGGTACTATACTTTCTGTATCTGGTTACTCCCAAGGGTGGAGGATAGTTTCTGTGTACGAAAGACCATCAACATTAAGTTTTGAGATGGGTCAACCTAACGGTGCAACAATCAATTCAACAAAAACCCCTTTGGCTGACAATGTTTGGCATCAACTTGTGGTTACTTTTGACGGTTCAGCAATGAATATTTATATTAACGGGCAGCTAACTGAGCCCAGTATGACAATGAGAAACGAAAAGAAACAGTTAGTGAAAGCTGAACGGTTTGAAGGAGAATATGTACCTTCTAAAATTCCTTTTGTGATAGGTTTTTCTAGTCACGGTGTTGGGTCTATTAAACTTGATATAGATGAAGTGGTTATATACAACAGGGTATTAAAACCTGAAGAAATCGTTGTTTCAAGGGAAACAATATTCTCCAAAGCTGATGCCTACATAAAACAGGGAAACTACAATAAAGCTCGAGAAGAATACATTAAAATGCAAGGTTTACCAGGGTACGGGACTGAAATGGCTCTATTTAATACTGCTGAAAGTTATAGACTGGAAAAGGATTATTCTAAGTCTCACAAAACTTTTGAAGACATACAAAAACTGCGCACCCTTTCAGATTATTACCGTATATACGCATTATTCCAGCAGGCAGAAGTCTATCTTGAACAAAAAAATTCTACTAAAGCAAGAGAGGTTTACCAGAAAGTTCTGCAGACTAAAGGGGCATCAAAACACCATATTTTCACTTCAAACCTTAAGACGGCAGACACATATAAGGATGAAAAAAAGTATTCTCTTGCAAGAGATATTTATACAAAACTTCTTCTAATAGAAGAAACGTCTCCGTTACCTCACGAAGGGTACCGAGTAAACCTTAGAGATAGACTTGAAGATATTGACGGACTTAAAGATGGTGAAAAGATTATAACAAAGCAAGAAAAACTTGCAGAATGGATTTCTCGACCGAAACAGGAAATATACGTATCAACAAAAGGTAAAGATACTAATGCTGGAACAAAAGGCAAACCTTTTGCAACAATAAAAAGGGCACAGGAAGAAGTACGCAAACTCATATCTGACGGTAAGATGCCTACTGGAGGGATAACAGTCTATTTGAGAGGTGGGAAATATTTTATTAATGAGAGTATCTCTTTTGGAAAAGAAGATTCTGGTACGGCTGATGCTCCAATAATATATAGAGGTTACCTAAAAGAAGATGTGCGGATTATTGGCGGTCAACAGATAACCAACCTTCAACCTTTATCTGATACAAACATTATAAACAAACTTCCCACAGAATCAAAAAAGCAGGTATTTGTAGCAGACTTAAAAGAACTTGGAATCACAGATTACGGGCAACTATTAAACAGAGGTAGCCACGCCAGGTCTAACCTTGCAGCGTTGGAACTTTTCTTTAACGGTAAACGGATGCCTCTTGCTCGCTGGCCTAATGAAGGGCATGAAAGGGTAGCAAATCTTGTTACTCCCGAAGGAGATGGAGTTTTACGTGGGCAATCTCCCAAAACAGGAACTTTCCAGAGTGGTAGGTTCTGTTACTCTGGTGATAGACCATCAAGATGGAAAGAAGATAAAGATATATGGATACACGGCTTTTTTGCTTATGAGTATGAAAAGATACACACAAATATTGTTTCTATAGATACAGAAAAACGTATAATCAACCTTGGTCCTGATAAGAGATATCCTGAAGGGTATACTGTCCGTTATCTTATAAGGGTCAAACAGAATGCTCCATATTTTGTGTATAATCTGTTAAGTGAATTGGATGCTCCGGGAGAGTGGTTTCTTGATAGAGATACAGGAAAACTATATTTTTATCCGCCTTCAGATATAAAAAAAGGTGAAATTTTTATCTCTACCTTAAACACTCCATTGATAGTTATGAATAATGCTTCCAACATAGTTGTTTCAAATATTACATTAGAGGTTACACGTAACCACGGTATAGAGATAAACGGTGGACAGAATAACCTTGTAGCCACCTGCACCATACGAAACACAGGTCAATGGGCTGCAAATATTCCAAGTGGATGGAACCATAAAATTGTCGGTTGTGATATGTATGATATGGGCGAGGGGGGTGTCTCTCTTAATGGCGGAGATAGAAAAAAACTTATACCGGCTGGTCATCTTGTTGAAAACAACCATATTTACAGTTTTAACAAGTTTGATGTTGGTTACAGACAAGGCGTTCTTGTTAAAGGTATAGGGCAGAGGGTTGCCCATAACGTTATAAACGATACCCCTATGCAAGCGATACTTTTTGATGCAAACGACCATATTATAGAGTTTAATGAACTTCACGATGTTGTGTATGAAGGAAGAGAACTGGGAGCAATGTATATATACGGAGAACCGTGGTACCTAATGAGTAGAGGTACTGTTATAAGGAACAACTTTTTCCACCATATATCGTACCACTCTTCACCAAACCTAACTCAAGGGTTGAACAGCATACATATTGACGCAATTAACGGCGGGCTTGTGATAGAGAAAAACTTTTTTTATAGGTTCCCTAACGGAATATCTAACTCGCAACCAGAAAATAGGCTTGAAAACAATATCTTTGTAGACGCAGAGGTCAGAGGTATTTATCAAGGCGACCGTTCAGGATTGTTTTATACCCCCGATGGAGAACCTCTTGCAACAAGAATATCTACTCTTGCTGCCCGTTATCTTACCCAAGTTAGGTATAAACAACCACCTTGGAGTTACAGATACCCACAACTTGTAGACCTTCTGTCGCGAGAAAAACGGGTAGGATGGGCACAAAATAATTTCATTGAACGTAACATAAACACAGGGGGAGCGTTCTTAACTATAGGAGCTGGTGTAAAAGAAGACAATACAATAGAAAACAACTGGGATGGAGATAATCCTTTCTTTGTGAACAGAGAGAATAACAATTTCAGATTAAGACCTGGTTCTCCTGCCTATGGGTTAACAGGTAGCGAACCATTAACTATGGAAAATATAGGTGTTTATAAAGATGCTTTAAGAGCAAGTTGGCCTATAAACAGAACAAAAGAGGATATTGGCAAATATTATAAAACAGACTGGAAACCTTTACAACAAATGTCTTCAACTCTTATGTCTCCACTTAAAAGAATATATCCTGCTATCTATTACACCGTGCCTTTCAGAACAACCCCTATAAAAATAGATGGTAAACTTGAGAATAACGAATGGTTTGGACTTGATAAAAGTAAGGCTATACTTATAGAAAGAGAACATTCAGGGAAAGAAATGAAAGGAGTAAAAAGTTATGCGTGGCTTGCTTATGACTCAGAAAATCTCTATATAGCAACAAAACACGAACCCGACCCATATACAGAAGAAATGTTGCCAAGATTAAAAACTCATTCTCCTATTTTTGAAGTAGCAATAGAGAGCCAACACAGCCAAAAAACAAGCAGTTGGTGGATAGACGATATGATTACAGGACCTATATATAGCATAACAGGTAAATATACGGGCGAGGCAACAGTAAGCAACCTTTTTGGTGCACCTTACGATATAATAGGTCAACTTGAAAAGAATATCCAATATAAGGTATATATAATAGATGAAGAAAAGAAAGAGTGGACATCTGAGATGAAGATACCTTTTGCTGATATAGGAATTAAACCGTCAGATGTAGAACAACTTGCTTTTAATATAGGGGCATGGAAAAAAGCTGGCTGGTTTGCGTGGATACCAACAGGCAACCAGATATGGAGAGTAGAAAACGCAGGTTTTATTAAATTTGCAAAGTAG
- the ribD gene encoding bifunctional diaminohydroxyphosphoribosylaminopyrimidine deaminase/5-amino-6-(5-phosphoribosylamino)uracil reductase RibD → MAYGDEFIKTTLKLAKKGKGLVSPNPMVGAVIVKGKRILGEGYHQAWGMAHAEVEAIRKAKGKTKGATLYVNIEPCNHYGKTPPCVKTIIEAGIKEVVCPMKDPNPTVNGKGFEELEKNGIKVRIGSMQQEAEDLNRAYIVNLEKKRPYIRLKWAQTLDGKTATYSGNSKWITNEPSRQYAKRLRFESDALLVGIKTVLNDNPFLDYIFPTSYPSKMENRKKYFKIILDPELKMPTEGNIWKTINTEILIVTSKGVPKEKISKYSGKSNCEIVEVPTKNRMFDMAQLLKTLFEKGIGILMVEGGSSTLTSFWEYKLADEVFIFCANKILGDNRSITSIAGIEKKNIAESVEIKIKETKMFEQNIMIKGKPCFQE, encoded by the coding sequence ATGGCTTACGGCGATGAGTTTATAAAAACTACCTTGAAGCTTGCAAAAAAGGGTAAAGGACTGGTCAGCCCCAACCCAATGGTAGGAGCAGTAATAGTCAAAGGAAAAAGAATTCTTGGCGAAGGGTACCATCAAGCTTGGGGGATGGCTCACGCTGAAGTAGAAGCTATACGTAAAGCTAAAGGCAAAACCAAGGGAGCAACTCTTTATGTTAATATTGAACCCTGCAACCATTATGGTAAAACACCTCCTTGTGTTAAAACTATTATAGAGGCAGGAATAAAAGAGGTTGTCTGTCCAATGAAAGACCCTAACCCTACCGTAAACGGAAAAGGGTTTGAAGAGCTTGAAAAAAACGGTATAAAAGTCCGTATAGGTAGTATGCAACAAGAAGCAGAAGATTTAAATAGGGCGTACATTGTAAACCTTGAAAAGAAGAGACCTTATATAAGACTTAAATGGGCACAAACTCTTGACGGGAAGACGGCTACATATTCGGGAAACTCAAAATGGATTACAAACGAACCTTCAAGACAATATGCTAAAAGACTCCGTTTTGAATCAGACGCCCTCCTTGTTGGTATAAAAACAGTTTTAAATGATAACCCTTTCCTTGACTATATATTCCCAACTTCTTACCCTTCAAAAATGGAGAATAGAAAAAAGTATTTCAAAATAATACTTGACCCAGAACTGAAGATGCCAACCGAAGGAAATATATGGAAAACCATAAATACAGAAATATTGATTGTTACTTCAAAAGGCGTTCCTAAAGAAAAAATCTCCAAATATTCAGGGAAATCCAACTGCGAAATAGTAGAGGTTCCTACAAAAAACCGTATGTTTGATATGGCTCAACTATTGAAAACACTTTTTGAGAAAGGTATCGGGATTTTGATGGTAGAAGGTGGTAGTTCAACCCTTACCAGTTTCTGGGAATATAAACTTGCTGATGAAGTTTTTATTTTTTGTGCCAATAAAATACTTGGAGATAACAGGTCTATAACATCTATCGCTGGTATAGAAAAGAAGAATATTGCAGAATCAGTTGAAATAAAAATCAAAGAAACTAAAATGTTTGAACAGAACATTATGATAAAAGGAAAACCATGTTTTCAGGAATAA
- a CDS encoding zinc-dependent dehydrogenase has protein sequence MRAAIFHGIEDIRIEDIPKPVCKEGEILVKVHYCAICGTDVRIYFSGHKKVVPPTVIGHEITGTIAEIGSKVDDPELKVGDKVALVTSIGCGKCKMCNKGLYNLCPDTKAIGYFYPGGYAEYVVVPEEGVKQKTVLKLPENISLKEGAIIEALSCAINGQNYLNISKGDTVIIYGGGPIGLMHAVLAQASGAKHVIVSDPSYQRLKQFGSQFEGLILVDPATTNLKEEVNKLTNGYGADVVITACPAKQAQIEGLELLGSKGRISLFGGLPKDNSMITIDANIIHYKELSVFGAFASNRNDYLKAAKLIAENKIEAGKFVTVTLPLEKINEGISMVKKGEVLKCVIEIGG, from the coding sequence ATGAGAGCAGCTATATTTCACGGAATAGAAGATATACGTATAGAAGATATACCTAAACCAGTATGTAAAGAGGGCGAAATTCTGGTAAAGGTCCATTACTGTGCTATTTGCGGAACAGATGTACGAATATACTTTAGCGGACATAAAAAAGTTGTCCCACCTACTGTTATTGGTCATGAAATAACTGGGACTATAGCAGAAATAGGTAGTAAAGTTGATGACCCAGAACTAAAAGTTGGAGATAAGGTTGCTCTGGTTACTTCAATAGGTTGCGGTAAATGTAAAATGTGTAATAAAGGGCTCTACAATCTTTGCCCTGACACCAAAGCTATAGGATATTTTTATCCTGGCGGTTACGCAGAATATGTGGTTGTACCTGAAGAAGGAGTGAAACAGAAGACTGTTCTTAAACTGCCTGAAAACATATCCCTTAAAGAAGGTGCTATTATTGAAGCCCTTTCCTGTGCTATAAATGGTCAAAATTATTTAAATATTAGCAAAGGAGATACTGTTATTATATACGGTGGCGGTCCTATTGGACTTATGCACGCAGTTCTTGCACAAGCGTCTGGGGCTAAACACGTTATAGTTTCTGACCCATCTTACCAGAGACTCAAACAATTTGGTAGCCAGTTTGAAGGTCTTATACTTGTGGACCCTGCAACAACAAACCTTAAAGAAGAAGTGAACAAACTAACAAACGGTTATGGAGCAGACGTTGTTATTACTGCCTGCCCAGCTAAACAAGCACAAATAGAAGGGCTTGAACTTCTTGGTTCTAAAGGAAGAATCAGTCTTTTTGGAGGGTTACCAAAAGATAATTCTATGATAACAATAGATGCCAACATAATACATTATAAAGAGTTATCTGTTTTTGGAGCGTTTGCTTCCAATAGAAACGATTATCTTAAAGCCGCAAAACTTATAGCAGAAAATAAGATAGAAGCAGGAAAATTTGTCACAGTAACACTTCCTCTTGAAAAAATAAACGAAGGTATCTCTATGGTTAAAAAAGGTGAAGTCCTCAAGTGTGTTATTGAAATCGGAGGATAA
- a CDS encoding riboflavin synthase, with the protein MFSGIIQEVGKVKRISEYSGFAVFEIFCPKIAVDINQGDSVSVNGVCLTAEKVSSDTFQASLSVQTQRETNLGKIRVENCVNLEGSLKMGDKIGGHFLTGHIDFMTKLKSLNKRGGSILLSFEVPRTFEKYVVNRGSIGVDGISLTIAELRGNEVQIFLIPFTIENSNLKHKKSGDILNIEVDILAKYVEKNLSNLRF; encoded by the coding sequence ATGTTTTCAGGAATAATACAAGAGGTAGGCAAAGTAAAAAGAATATCTGAATATAGCGGTTTTGCTGTATTTGAAATCTTCTGCCCTAAAATTGCTGTAGATATAAACCAAGGCGATAGCGTATCTGTCAATGGGGTATGCCTTACAGCAGAAAAAGTTTCCTCAGACACTTTTCAAGCGTCTCTTAGCGTGCAAACACAGAGAGAAACAAACCTTGGAAAAATAAGGGTAGAAAACTGTGTCAACCTTGAAGGGTCTCTTAAAATGGGAGATAAAATTGGGGGGCATTTTTTAACAGGACATATAGATTTTATGACAAAATTAAAATCTCTAAATAAGCGAGGCGGTTCTATCCTTCTCTCTTTTGAGGTTCCACGAACTTTCGAAAAATATGTCGTCAACAGAGGTTCTATAGGAGTTGATGGAATATCTTTAACTATAGCTGAATTAAGAGGGAATGAAGTTCAAATATTTTTGATACCTTTTACTATCGAAAATAGTAATCTTAAACATAAAAAATCTGGTGATATACTTAATATTGAGGTAGATATTTTAGCTAAGTACGTAGAAAAAAACCTATCAAACTTACGCTTTTAA
- a CDS encoding DNA adenine methylase yields MNYIGSKLSLLGFLEEAINKVVDKNCNIFCDLFAGTGVVGSYFKKKGYKIIANDIQYYSYILNKHYIGNHKELSFTKLVKDISELEKIDIKERKNFVCNYLSNLKGVEGFIYKNYCLGGTKNKKETRQYFSDENGMSCDAIRQKIEKWKNRNLISDNEYYFLVASLVESIDKYANTASVYGAFLKKLKKSAQKSLVLKPAELIINGQNHEVFNADINKIIEKVSGDIFYLDPPYNHRQYATNYHLLETIAKYDNPTIYGKTGLRKYTEEKSLYCSRTQVKKVFKDLILNAKARYIFVSYNNEGLMTLDDIKKIMSLRGKYGYFTKEYNRFKADKEENRNYSASKTTEYLHFIVCK; encoded by the coding sequence ATGAATTATATCGGTAGTAAACTGTCACTATTAGGTTTTTTAGAAGAAGCAATCAATAAAGTCGTTGATAAAAACTGTAATATTTTTTGCGATTTATTTGCAGGAACAGGAGTTGTTGGAAGTTATTTTAAAAAAAAGGGTTATAAAATAATTGCTAATGATATTCAGTATTATAGTTATATTTTAAACAAACATTATATTGGAAATCATAAGGAATTAAGTTTTACCAAATTAGTAAAGGACATTTCAGAATTAGAAAAAATAGATATTAAGGAGAGAAAAAACTTTGTTTGTAATTACCTTTCAAATTTAAAAGGAGTAGAAGGGTTTATCTATAAAAATTATTGTCTTGGTGGCACAAAAAATAAAAAAGAAACAAGACAGTATTTTTCAGATGAAAATGGAATGAGCTGCGACGCTATTCGTCAAAAAATTGAAAAATGGAAAAACAGAAATTTAATTTCTGACAATGAATACTATTTTTTAGTTGCCAGTTTAGTTGAATCAATTGATAAATATGCAAACACTGCCTCTGTTTATGGTGCGTTTTTAAAAAAACTTAAAAAATCAGCTCAAAAAAGTTTAGTTTTGAAACCAGCAGAACTCATTATAAATGGTCAAAACCATGAGGTTTTTAATGCTGATATAAACAAAATTATAGAAAAAGTTAGTGGTGATATTTTTTATTTAGACCCACCCTATAATCATCGCCAATATGCAACAAATTATCATCTATTAGAAACCATTGCTAAATACGATAATCCAACAATATATGGAAAAACTGGTCTGCGGAAATATACTGAAGAAAAATCTCTATATTGCTCCCGTACACAAGTAAAAAAAGTATTTAAAGATTTAATTTTGAATGCTAAAGCACGTTATATCTTTGTAAGTTATAATAATGAAGGATTAATGACTCTGGATGACATAAAAAAAATAATGAGTTTACGGGGAAAATACGGATATTTCACTAAAGAATATAATCGTTTTAAAGCAGATAAAGAAGAAAACAGAAATTATTCTGCAAGCAAAACTACTGAATACCTACATTTTATTGTTTGCAAATAA